A single region of the Neodiprion pinetum isolate iyNeoPine1 chromosome 5, iyNeoPine1.2, whole genome shotgun sequence genome encodes:
- the mon2 gene encoding protein MON2 homolog isoform X2 encodes MMVNTAVGGGQENVAKFLESLQSDLKVLSSETKKKYPQIRESCEEGISKLRTATNSPGTPIYYIVNQILYPLVQGCESRDVKIIKFCLGMMQRLITQQAVDTKGARYITDALWMLMESGTEEVKILQSVTLLLTSNTVVHGETLARNLVLCFRLHFTKDSTTINTAGATVRQLVSLVFERVVVEDEEFAGRAEPEDVNLEELKVPTNQAPKGLRPCAADAYLMFQDLVQLVNADQPYWLIGITEMTRTFGLELLESVLTNFSSVFFKHPEFSFLLKERVCALVIKLFSPNIKYRNSVPASVQQATPLDKPYFPISMRLLRVVSILVQKYHCLLVTECEIFLSLIVKFLDPDKPAWQRALALEVLHKMTVQADLLTSFCECYDLKPHATNIFQDIVNSLGAYVQSLFVNPQMMGQAGGGTGVPVAQGQPPALLAGMPVGPGVSPQPGFYSRGIWLPVVATFTSGQAKSTYLEMLDKIEPPQIPDGYGISIAYACLLDIIRSVALAIEGPREEGREQNRYKPTEIERKLHTQLIISSWCGLLAALSPLVDASTDESASENVLKAIQTFASLCGSLDLQTPRDAFITAICKASLPPHYALTVLYSAPQGIPSARPQDPVQYNPANISEPDYRQQVVAVGTPLPTASLPIGAQQGPVMLTAKNLQCMRALLSLAHCHGSILGSAWHLVLTTLQHLVWILGLKPSTGGSLKAGRTTADSNAVITTAVMADLPVLSAMLSRLFESSQYLDDVALHHLIDALCKLSHEAMELAYSNREPSLFAVAKLLETGLVNLPRVEVLWRPLTNHLLEVCQHPHIRMREWGVEAITYLVKAALQHKYPQPLRDNQKLQTLLLGPLSELSSVRHGDVRQRQLECVLQVLHGAGETLSHGWPLVLGIIGAVSNHHGEALVRIAFQCLQLVVTDFLPVMPWRCLPLCVDTAAKFGSQTQELNISLTAVGLMWNISDYFYQNQEKLCSSLQGDATSVFPDFPGTTNMPPFDKLWMCLYARLGDLCVDSRPAVRKSASQTLFSTISAHGGLLHQPTWQAVLWQVLFPLLDKVRSLSSSASSEKVDTSGNILIHHSRNTAQKQWAETQVLTLSGVARVFNTKRQLLQLLGDFPRAWSLLLEFIENSALSKNNEVSLAALKSFQEILYLQKGGDSEEAGRSSDSEALWLVAWRVWLSIGMESTTPPREGDTEPYVPSQAFLTALVHIFPAVFQHIRNKFTGTDLQKLCIVLKNAVAVPVHGESTPYILPTLPDIVLTQLQDGVLHSMELLQKEVLNGTDNLRTMIGSIFLQLLSFSKLACQAPTYGKIPTKHISQVRGVSADWVTMNYVPFGEKALSMVVSLYQKTAHEESVIDGKVLEHIIEALHVPLSMKYNCPSPTTWKLAVTSLLAVLHTGLPLARTYPEQFSSMWTELADTLDDFLFPKSVITTERGAEEVQADEAVDCQVMELLRDEVLPHSQHVPHQFILRVVMLLNKGSIHSATTTSIENSNEIKLREEFAKTCFETLLQFSLLDGLSNEIETTTTEASESDEGGVAGRLAVTALLHRFQEVLRRYIEDERRSGKCPLPRYRLSEISFVLKAVATLVVSLKKAPANKVDRSVWEQLIGLYPYLVECTVATASGQVSRSLREALLQYHDLLRSPTSSLPTSNGV; translated from the exons ATGATGGTAAATACAGCCGTCGGAGGCGGCCAGGAGAACGTTGCCAAATTCCTTGAGTCTTTGCAATCTGATTTAAAGGTTCTGTCATcggaaactaaaaaaaagtatccaCAGATTAGAGAG TCCTGCGAAGAAGGAATATCTAAGTTACGGACAGCTACCAATAGTCCTGGAACACCGATATACTACATTGTCAATCAAATATTATATCCTTTGGTACAAGGATGCGAAAGTCGAGATGTAAAGATTATAAAG ttttgCTTAGGCATGATGCAAAGGCTCATAACACAGCAAGCGGTGGACACAAAAGGAGCCCGATACATTACAGATGCTCTATGGATGCTGATGGAATCTGGTACAGAGGAAGTGAAAATTCTTCAAAGTGTTACCCTGCTACTAACGAGTAACACTGTCGTTCACGGAGAGACTCTGGCCAGG aatttagTTCTCTGTTTTCGGCTTCATTTTACTAAAGATTCCACAACGATTAATACTGCCGGAGCGACTGTGAGGCAATTAGTATCGCTTGTATTTGAGCGTGTAGTAGTTGAAGATGAAGAGTTTGCCGGCCGTGCCGAACCAGAGGATGTTAATTTAGAAGAATTAAAAGTACCTACAAATCAAGCACCCAAAGGTCTAAGACCATGCGCAGCAGATGCCTACCTCATGTTCCAG GACTTAGTACAGTTGGTAAATGCTGATCAACCTTATTGGCTGATAGGGATAACGGAAATGACCAGAACTTTTGGTCTGGAACTTCTAGAGTCTGTTTTAACAAACTTTTCATCAGTATTCTTCAAG CATCCAGAGTTCAGTTTCCTACTGAAAGAACGAGTATGTGCCTTGGTAATAAAACTGTTCTCCCCAAACATCAAATATCGGAACTCTGTGCCAGCATCGGTACAGCAAGCAACTCCACTGGACAAGCCATATTTTCCGATCAGCATGAGACTACTCCGAGTTGTTTCGATATTAGTTCAAAAATACCATTGTCTTTTG GTAACTGAATGTGAGATATTTTTGTCTCTGATCGTTAAATTCCTGGATCCTGACAAGCCTGCGTGGCAGCGTGCCTTGGCATTGGAAGTATTACACAAAATGACTGTTCAAGCCGATCTGCTAACAAGCTTTTGCGAATGCTACGACCTAAAACCTCACGCAACAAACATATTTCAAGACATAGTTAACAGTCTGGGAGCTTACGTGCAAAGTCTGTTCGTAAATCCCCAAATGATGGGACAAGCTGGAGGAG GTACTGGAGTACCTGTTGCTCAAGGACAACCACCTGCATTATTGGCTGGAATGCCTGTCGGTCCTGGCGTATCTCCACAGCCTGGTTTCTATTCTCGAGGGATATGGTTGCCTGTTGTTGCCACTTTCACCAGTGGTCAAGCTAAATCAACGTA TTTAGAAATGCTGGACAAGATTGAACCGCCCCAAATACCTGATGGCTATGGAATCAGCATTGCTTACGCTTGTTTGTTGGACATCATTCGGTCTGTGGCACTAGCTATCGAGGGTCCCCGTGAGGAAGGGAGAGAACAGAACCGCTATAAACCAACAGAAATTGAGCGCAAGTTGCACACTCAATTAATTATCTCGAGTTGGTGTGGTTTACTCGCAGCTCTCAGTCCATTGGTCGATGCCAG TACCGACGAGTCAGCCTCTGAAAATGTCCTTAAAGCCATACAGACTTTTGCCTCGCTCTGTGGCTCCCTTGATCTACAGACACCGAGGGATGCTTTCATTACGGCAATTTGCAAGGCCTCTTTACCACCCCATTATGCCTTGACTGTATTATACAGCGCTCCACAAGGAATACCGAGTGCCAGACCTCAGGATCCTGTACAATATAATCCGGCTAATATCAGCGAACCTGACTACAGGCAGCAAGTCGTAGCTGTTGGTACTCCGTTGCCGACTGCGTCGCTACCGATTG GGGCTCAGCAAGGACCAGTTATGCTGACGGCAAAAAATCTGCAGTGTATGCGGGCGCTACTGTCACTTGCTCACTGTCACGGCAGCATCCTGGGCAGTGCCTGGCATCTTGTGTTAACAACTTTGCAGCACCTTGTTTGGATCTTGGGTCTTAAGCCATCCACAGGAGGGTCTTTGAAGGCTGGTAGAACTACCGCTGATTCAAACGCAGTTATAACTACTGCTGTGATGGCGGATTTGCCTGTTCTTAGCGCTATGCTTAGTAGGCTTTTTGAGAGCAGTCAGTATCTTGATGACGTTGCGTTACATCACTTAATCGATGCTTTATGCAAATTGAGCCACGAGGCTATGGAGCTGGCTTATTCTAATAGG GAACCGTCATTGTTCGCTGTAGCAAAACTGCTAGAAACTGGGCTTGTCAATTTACCACGTGTAGAGGTTCTTTGGAGGCCATTGACCAACCATCTTTTGGAAGTGTGTCAACATCCACACATTAGAATGCGAGAATGGGGAGTCGAGGCAATAACGTACCTCGTCAAAGCTGCCCTTCAACATAAATACCCCCAGCCACTCCGGGATAATCAG AAATTACAAACTCTGTTACTGGGACCATTGTCCGAGTTGTCATCGGTGCGTCACGGAGATGTGAGGCAGCGCCAGTTGGAATGTGTTCTACAAGTTTTACACGGAGCTGGAGAAACTTTGTCCCATGGATGGCCCTTAGTTCTTGGTATTATAGGAGCTGTTTCCAATCATCATGG GGAAGCTCTGGTTCGCATAGCTTTTCAATGCCTACAATTGGTGGTGACGGATTTTTTACCTGTAATGCCATGGAGATGCCTTCCGCTGTGCGTCGATACTGCTGCTAAATTTGGTTCGCAAACTCAGGAACTGAACATTTCCCTCACTGCAGTGGGACTCATg TGGAACATCAGCGATTACTTCTAccaaaatcaagaaaaattgTGCAGCTCTTTACAAGGCGATGCTACTTCCGTCTTTCCCGATTTTCCTGGTACCACAAATATGCCACCGTTTGACAAACTATGGATGTGTCTCTACGCGAGACTAG GAGATTTGTGCGTGGATTCAAGGCCTGCAGTTCGAAAATCTGCAAgccaaacattattttcaacaatatctGCGCACGGAGGATTGCTTCATCAACCAACCTGGCAAGCGGTGCTTTGGCAGGTGTTGTTCCCTTTGCTGGATAAAGTTAGAAGTTTATCCAGTTCTGCAAGTAGTGAAAAGGTCGATACCAGTGGAAATATTCTTATCCATCACAGCCGTAATACTGCTCAAAAGCAGTGGGCTGAAACCCAG GTTTTAACACTGAGCGGAGTGGCTCGAGTCTTCAACACAAAAAGGCAGCTGTTACAATTATTGGGAGACTTTCCGCGGGCGTGGTCTCTGCTCTTAGAATTCATTGAAAACTCTGCATTgagtaaaaataacgaa GTCTCACTGGCAGCTCTAAAGTCTTTCCAAGAAATACTTTATCTTCAAAAAGGTGGAGATAGTGAGGAAGCTGGTCGATCTAGTGATTCGGAAGCATTGTGGTTGGTTGCATGGCGAGTTTGGCTTAGCATCGGTATGGAAAGTACGACACCACCGAGAGAAGGAGACACTGAACCCTACGTACCTTCGCAAGCCTTTTTGACGGCATTGGTTCATATTTTTCCAGCAGTATTTCAGCACATTAGAAATAA GTTTACGGGTACGGACCTTCAAAAATTATGTATTGTCCTAAAAAACGCAGTCGCTGTTCCTGTACACGGAGAATCAACTCCTTACATCTTACCAACGTTGCCGGATATTGTTCTGACCCAGTTGCAAGATGGGGTTCTTCACTCCATGGAACTACTGCAAAAG GAAGTACTCAACGGAACAGACAATCTGAGAACGATGATTGGTTCGATATTCCTGCAGCTGTTAAGTTTTTCAAAGCTAGCTTGTCAAGCACCCACTTACGGAAAAATACCCACAAAGCATATATCCCAAGTCAGAGGAGTGTCT GCTGACTGGGTTACCATGAACTACGTACCCTTTGGGGAGAAGGCATTGTCAATGGTCGTAAGTCTCTATCAAAAAACTGCTCACGAGGAATCGGTAATAGACGGAAAAGTGCTCGAGCACATAATAGAAGCTCTTCACGTTCCGTTATCCATGAAATACAATTGCCCATCACCTACAACTTGGAAACTAGCAGTCACCAGTCTCTTGGCTGTCCTACACACAGGTTTACCACTGGCAAGAACGTATCCTGAGCAGTTCTCCAGCATGTGGACAGAACTAGCGGATACTTTGgacgattttttattccctAAGAG cGTGATAACTACGGAACGTGGCGCCGAAGAAGTGCAAGCGGATGAAGCGGTTGATTGCCAAGTAATGGAACTACTGAGAGATGAAGTACTGCCGCACTCACAGCACGTACCTCATCAATTTATACTTCGAGTCGTCATGCTGCTAAATAAAGGTTCCATTCATTCAGCAACAACTACAAGTATTG AAAATAGTAACGAGATTAAATTGAGGGAAGAATTTGCAAAGACTTGTTTCGAGACGCTTCTTCAGTTTTCGTTGCTCGATGGCTTGAGCAACGAAATTGAAACGACAACGACTGAAGCCTCGGAATCTGACGAAGGAGGGGTCGCTGGCCGACTAGCTGTTACAGCCCTGCTTCACAGGTTTCAAGAAGTATTGCGTCGCTACATAGAAGATGAAAGACGCAGCGGAAAATGCCCTCTGCCAAG ATACAGATTGTCGGAGATATCCTTTGTATTAAAGGCTGTAGCGACTCTAGTTGTATCTTTGAAGAAAGCACCTGCTAACAAAG TTGACCGATCGGTTTGGGAGCAGTTAATAGGCTTGTATCCATACCTAGTCGAATGTACAGTGGCCACTGCCTCTGGCCAGGTTTCACGATCGCTGCGCGAAGCTCTCCTCCAGTATCACGATTTGCTCAGATCACCGACAAGTAGTTTACCAACTTCCAACGGCGTTTGA